GTGTGTAGTATTGGTGAAGCATTGAGTTCATATAGCCCTTTTAATGAAGAGTTAGAAGAAGATTTTGATGAAAAAAGTTTTGATAGTAATATAAAATTATCAAAAAAACAAGAAGAAGCATTTATATTTTTAAAAGAGAAAAAGCAAGCTTTACTTTTTGCAAATACAGGAAGTGGTAAAACAGAAGTTTATATAAAAACTATTGAAAAACACTTAAATGAACAAAAACAAGCAGTTTTATTAATGCCTGAAATATCTTTAACTCCACAAATGCAAAAAAGACTTGAAAAGGTTTTTCATACAAGTGTTGCAATATGGCATTCAAAAGTTACAAAAAAAAAGAAAAAAGAGATAATTCAAGCTTTATTAAGTGGAAAAATTAGGCTAATAGCAGGAGCTAGATCATCTCTTTTTTTACCCTTTAAAAATTTAGGTGTGATTGTAGTTGATGAAGAGCATGATGAGTCTTATAAAAGTGATTCTAAACCAAGATTTCAAACTAAAGATTTAGCAATATATTTATCAAAAAAGTATGATATTCAACTTATTTTAGGAAGTGCAACGCCCTCAGCTTCTTCTTTTAATAAAATTCCTTATTATAGATTAAAAGAGACTTTTTTTGAAACAAAAAGAGCAATAGAGTTTGATGATAGTGATGCAAATTTATCCCCTAAAACCATACAAAAAATAAATAAAACTCTACAAGAGAATAAACAAGTTATAGTTTTCTTACCAACAAGAGCAAATTTTAAATATCAAATTTGTACAAGTTGTGGTAAATCTGTTGAGTGTCCATATTGTTCTGTCTCTATGAGTTTACACAAAAACGATTTAGCATTAAAATGTCACTATTGTGGATATGCTCAACAAATTCCACAAACTTGTCCCTCATGCAATACAGGTATAATTCATAATCTAAGAGTTGGAACTGCACAAATTGAAGAAGAATTAAATAATCTTTTTCCAAATAAAGTTATAAAAAGATTTGATAGAGATGAGATAAAAACAGACACAAAATTAAAAGCTGTTTTAAATGATTTTAATAACAATAAAATCGATATTTTAGTTGGAACACAAATGCTTTCAAAAGGACATGACTATCATAATGTAAAACTAGCAGTAGTTTTAGGAATTGATTCTGTTTTAAATATGAATTCATACAAAGCAAGAGAAAAAGCATTATCTTTACTTATTCAAATAGCAGGAAGAAGTGGGAGAAAAGGTGAGGGTGAAGTTATTGTTCAAACAAAAAATCAAGAGTTTTTTGAATATTTTTTTACTCAAGCAGATTATAAAGAGTTTTTAGAAGAAGAGTTAGAATTTAGAGAAGAATTGTATCCTCCATATGTAAAAATGGCAAGGATTTTATTTGCCCATGCAAATGGCTTAAAAGTGAAAGATGAACTTGACAAGTATGTTAATATTTTAAAACAAAACAACTCTATTGAAGTTGTTGGTTTTGGTCAGTGTGCAATTTTTAAATTGGCTAACAAATATAGATATGAAGTTATAATTCGTTCTAAAAGTATAAAAGCTATTTTAACAGCACTTCATGGTATAAATTCAACTATGGCAACAATAGACATGGATACAAACTACTAATACTTTTAAAGTTATCTTAGTAAACTTTATAGTATAATCCACAAAATTTAAGGAGAATAAATGGCTTACACTAAAGATGATTTTAAACAACTAGTAACGGATATTCAATCTCAAAGTTGGTACAAAAACCCTATTGGTTTTGGTATTGCAAGAGTTGATAGAGGTCAATTAAATAAAGAAAAAATATTACAAGCGACTTTTCCTATTGTAAATTGGGAAGAAAATTTTGGAAGTGCAGCAATTTTATTAAATGCTTTAAAAGAAAGTGGAGTAGAAATTGATACTTCAAAATCAGAATTAGTTTGTGAAATAAATGATAAGTTTTTAGAAAAATGTATAGAGTCTTTTAGACCATATATTCCAGAAGCAAAGGGTGATGAACATAAAAATGTACAAGTTATATCTACACTTGCTTCTTTACCAATTGATAGTGGATTAACATCAGAAAATTTCAAAGTTGTATTTTTATTTGAAGATGATGCTCCTCAAAGTGCAGAAACAGTTTATTTAAAACTTTATGCTTTATCTTTAGGAAAAGCAAAACTAAGAAGCTTAAATTTAAATGGTGCATTTGGTAAGCTTGAAAACTGCGCATGGATTGGAAATCAACCTATTGAGTTAGATTGGTTAAGACAAAATGAAATAACACTTAAATTATCAGGTAAATATCCTACTATTGATATGATAGATAAGTTCCCAAGATTTTTAGGACATGTAATTCCTGCTGATAATACTAGAATATTAGAGAGTTCAAAAGTGCGATTTGGTGCACAACTAGCAGCTGGAACAACAGTTATGCCAGGTGCTTCATATATTAACTTTAATGCAGGTACTGAGGGTGCTGTTATGGTTGAGGGTAGAATATCTTCAAGTGCAAAAGTAGGTGCTGGTTCAGATGTTGGAGGAGGAGCTTCAATTCTTGGTGTTCTTTCTGGAACAGATGGAGTTCCTGTTACTATAGGAGAAAATACTTTACTTGGAGCTAACTCTTGCACAGGTACAGCAATTGGTGATAGTTGTATTTTAGATGCAGGTGTTACAATTTTACCTGGAACAAAAATTTCACTTTCAGAAAAAGCTGTTGAACAATTAAAAGAGATAAATCCAAATAAAGAGATTAAAACAGTTATGAAAGGAATGGATTTCCTAGGTGTAAATGGAGTACATTTTAGAGTTAATTCTACTACTGGGCAAACAGTTGCTATGAGAAGTACAAGAGAAGTAAAACTAAACAAAGACTTACACTAATAAGAAGAGCTTTTGCTCTTCTTAAATAAAAAAGAGACAAATTGAAAATAGGTGATATACTTTTTTGGCTAGTTTTAGCTATTATTGCAACTTTTTATTTATTAAAGGGTAATAATATGCATAAACAAATAGAAGATAAAAAGTTACAAAAAATAGAACAAAAACAACAAAAAGACTAACCATCATATAAATAGTTTAGTTATATAATTAAATAAAAGGTTATATAATGAAACTAAAAAATATACTACTAATTTTTACTTTCTTACTTTTACTTACTTCTTGTTCTTCTAAAAATAATAGTTTAGAATATTCAAATAATAGTTTAGTTTTTGTTACAAAAAGCTATATGAAAAAACAAGAAGGGTATGATTGGATAAGTGTTAAATTTGAAAAACTTGATAAAAATCAAGCAAGAGTAATTATACGTTCACGAGCTGATAAAAAGAAACCTAGATGTACCTTTGATGGAATTGCTTATAAAAAAAGCAATAACAAATACATTTCATATACTGCAAATGCAAATATAGTTTTTATAATTAAAAACAACAAATTAAATATAACAACAGAAAAAAACAGTAATGAAAATAGTCTATATTTTTATTGTAGTGGTGGAGCTACATTAAAAGCAGAATATATAAAATATAATAAAAAACTTGATTTGGCGCAAATTGATAATACACAGTATCAAAAAAGCTTTTTTAGCAAAAAAGTTAGTTTTTTTGTAACTCAAAAAGATAATATTTTAAAAATTCAAACTACTGGTTTAAAATATTCAAAAGAACCATTTATACATAAAACTAAGGCTAAAGTTTTTCATAGTGAAGTAGCAGATATAAATGAAGATGGCAATATAGAAATTTACATCTATTTAAAGGATAAAAAGCAAGCAAGTGTAATTGCTTATAGTGTAAACAATTATTTATCAGCAACACCTATTTATATCTCTGATTTAAAATATAATAAAGAGGCATTTAAAGGTTATACTGGTTTAGATAGCTTTAAAATATCAAATAATAAATTAGTAAGAACTTTTCCTTTAGAAAATGGAAAAACAAAGAAGATAGAATACAAATTAATTGCAGGTGAAGCGACTTGGCAATTAAAAATTGACAAAATTGAAATATATTGATTTTAAGATTTTCTAGTAAAAATAGCTTAGTTTTATTGAAATGTTATTTTTTTTTGATATAGTTTTAGCTTTAAACAAATAAAAGGAGAAGTCAATATGGCTATAGAAAACAATCAAGTAGTGTCAATCACTTATGAATTAAAAATTAATGGGGAAGTAGTTGATAGTAACATTGACAAAGATCCTTTAGAGTTTACTTTTGGTACTGGACAGTTAATTCCAGGTTTAGAATCAAGAATGATTGAAATGAATGAAGGTGACAAAGAAGAGATTGCAGTTCCAGCAGCTGAAGCTTATGGTGAGTATAATGAAGAAGCAAAACAAACTTTACCAAAAGAGCAGTTTGAAGGAATTGAATTAAGCGTTGGAATGCCTTTACAAGGTCAAGGGCAAGATGGACAACCAATTCAAGTTGTAGTTGAAGAAATCAAAGAAAATGAAGTAGTAGTTGATTTTAATCACCCATTAGCTGGAAAAGACTTAAACTTTTCAATTACAGTTAACTCAATTGTATAATTTAATGAAGTAAGTTTACTTACTTCATTTGATTTTTATAAAAACTTTAACAATTTTAGGCTAAATTACACTCATGAAAAATAAATATAATATCGGTGGACAAATATGGGTTCAAAAAGATAGTGGAAACTTTATGGGGCCTGGTAGAATTAATCTTTTAGAAAAACTTATTGAAAATAACAATCTAAAAGTTGCTGCAAAAGAAGCAAATATTGATTATGATATAGCATTGAAAAATATTATTTCAATTAATAAAATCGCAAATAAACCTTTGGCTATTCAAAATAAAGAAAATGAAAATATCTATACAATAACAAATTATGGTAAAAAAATCATACATTCATATAAAACTTTGAAAAAAGAACATGATGAATTTTTAAAAGTAATAAATAAAAAGTTTACAAAAGAGTTATTAGATTCTAAATAAGTCTTTTGGATTTACATGATATGAATTTTTTGTTGCTTGAAAGTTTAATGTATCACTTACTCTTCCAATTACATAACCTTTTTTAATCCATTTACCAACTTTTAGTGTTGGAGCTATTTCATCAAGATGAGAATAAATAGTATGCAAGCCATTACTATGTTGTACTATTACAACATTCTCAAGCATACCTGCATTTCTCTTTGCATAAACAATTTTTCCATTAAATATAGAGTAAACTTTTGCTTTTGGTCTATTTGTTTTTAATATAACTGATTCATTAAATAATTTTATTTTATATACTGGATCATAATATTTCCCAAACTTTTTTATGACTTTAAAGCTTTTTAATGGTGAAATGGTTTTTTTACCTCTATATCTTGATATTTTAACACCTCTTGTTGAAGAACCAATCATTCTAACATCCAAGTCAATATCTTGTGCATATCTTTTTTGAACTTCACTTTTGGTATTACTTTTACCTTTTCTTTGCTTTTCTCTTTTCTTTTTTAATGCAAGTAATCTTTTTCTTTCTCTTTCTCTTCTTGCTCTTTCTTTTTTTAACTCTTTAGATTTTAAGATATTTAATTGGCTTAGTAAAGATGACAACTCTTGTTGTTTTCTTATTACACTTTTTAACTCTTTTTGATATGTTTCATGTTTATTTTCAAGTGATTTTATAGATTTTGAATGTTCATTTATAAGTTTATTTAACTCTACTTTTTTCTTAGTTCTTTTTTGAATATAATCTTTGATAGTATCGATTTTCTTTTCATTCTCTTTTTTGTTTAAAGTTATTGTTTCATAGTTATTATTTAATTTTAAAATTTGATCTTTAGAATGCTCTGAAAGTAAAGTATAAATTTCGTTATCTATTAACTCTTTTTCTGAACTTTCCTTTGCTAATTTTATTGCAATTGATGAAGTGAAGTTTTCAATAATTGTATCAACAATTTGTTCTTCATTTGTTTTTTTCTTTTCTATTAAATTTTTTGATTTTTTTTGAAGTTTATTTAAATTGTTTTTTGAATTTTCAAGTAAATTTTGATGCTTTTTTATATCATTATTAACATTAATTATTTGTTTTTCAAGAGTTGTTAATTCACTATTTTGCAATTTAATTTGTTTTGCTAAAAGTTTAATTTTTAAAGTTGTTTTCATTTTTCTTGATTTACTTTTATCAAGTATTGATTTATTGTTTTCAATCTTTTTTTCAATACTTTTACTTGAAGCATTTAAGAAATTAAAAATTAGAGTAATAGCTAATATTATTTTAATCATTTTTAATCTTATATTTTATTAATACACCAAATATTGTTAAAATAGAAATACCAAGAGATAAAAAGAATAGTTTAACTAATTCACTACTTAATGATATCTCAACATCTACTATTTCGCTTAATTCTTGAGGAAAAATTAAAATTAAATTATTAACTAGAAATGTAAATAATCCTGCAACTAAGAAAAATGCAATAAATGCACTTAAAATAGCATATTTTATTATTGTAGAAGAGCTATACAAAATAGACGCACCATGTAGTTGCAGTATGGCAATTTTTTCTTGATGTTCATAAAACCAAATTTGAATTTGTTTTGCTAGTATTAAAATTGAAAAGATTAAAATAACAACAAAAAGAACTAAACTTATTTCATTTATAAGTAATAGCAGCAAAAAGACTTGGTTATGGTTTTTTGAAAAAATTTCAACTTTTCTTATATTTTTATTCTTATAAAGTTCATCTTTTATATTATTTAATTCAGTTGTTGTGGGGAACTCTTCTAAATGAATTTTATAAAAATTTGGTAATTTTTGTCTTAATAGCTTAATAGATGTATCTGATAAGTTTGATTTGATATCATCGATAATCTCTTCTTTTTTTAATGTAACAATTCTATTTACGTTTATATTTGAAAGCTTATTTATATTCTCTTTTATTAAAGGGGTATTAGTTATTACAACTATTGAGTAATCATTTGATATTTTTTTCTTATATTGATTTACTGTATTTTGTGCAAACAAATATAAGGTAAATGTTATTAACATTGCACTAAGAGGTATAACAAATGCAAGAATATTTTTAAGAAACTTCATATATTATCCCATCTTCAATTGATAATTGCCTAAATCTAATTCCAAAATTCTTAGGAACCCTATGTGTTACAACTACGACAGTTATTCCTAATTGTTCATTTGCACCTTTTAATAAGTTCCATACAACTTCAGCAGAATAGTCATCTAGGTTTCCTGTTGGTTCATCTGCAATGATTAGCTTTGGATTATGTGCTAATGCTCTAGCAACTGCTACTCTTTGTTGTTCTCCCCCACTTAATTCATTTGGATAATATCCTGCTCTATGACCAAGCTTAACGTGATGTAAAAGTTTTGTTGCTTGATCTCTTGATATTTCATTTGAGTAACCATTTATCTTAAGGGGAATCATTATGTTTTCTTCAATTGTCCACTCATGTATAAGTTTATAATCTTGAAAAATTATTCCTATATCTCTTCTTACTTTTCTTAGCATTTTTGCAGATATATTATACATCTCCTGTCCATCAATATTTAAACTACCATGTTTTAAGCCGATATCTCCATAAAATGATTTCAAAAGTGTAGATTTTCCACTACCACTTGTTCCACCAATAAAAATAAACTCTTTACTATTAATTGCAAAGTTTCCTTTTTTTATAATAAATTTATTTTCATCATATGCTAAGTAGATATTTTTTGCTTTTATCATTATTTTAAAATCTCTTTCAATCTTTCATGGGCTTTAATATTTGAACTTGTAGGAAGAGGCGAACCTTGATAATATGAAGCCTTATTATTTTCTACATATATATATTTACTAAGTGGTCTATTAAAACTTCCGAATGTAACTTCTATTAATCCAGAGTTTGGTTCATCTAATAAAAATAAGTCTTCAATATGAATAAAAAAGTTTTCATCAAGCATAGGTTTATTTGAAATGATATCTTTAAACTTTTCAAGGTTTATTTTCCCAAAAGAGAAATCATATTTTAAATCAATATCTTCATCTTCTCTTTGGCATTGCAAAACAACATCATAGATATTTTTACCTTGTTTTTTCCATCTATCTTCATATTTGCTAGAAACTTCTAAGTCTTTATTTATGTCAATTGTAATTTTTCCGCTATTTAAATTTGTTAAAAGCTCAACACAATAATCGAAATATTTTCTACTATCTGATCTTAATTCAAGTGTTCCTTTTGGCATTAGTACTCTTAATGCTTCATCTATAAACTCATTTGAATAGATTCTTCTATGAGGTTTTTTATCCCATGGTACTGGAAAGTGTACAAATATTTTGCCAACTTTATTTGAATCTATAAATTCCATAAAAAGTCTTGCATCATAATTTACAACTAAAACATTATCAATTTCTTGAATTTTTAACTGTTTTAAAAGTTGTTCTATTGAGGGTGTATGAATTTCTAATCCAATAAATTGAACATTAGGGTTCTTTTTTGCTTGATAAAGTAAGTGTCTTCCACTTCCAAACCCAATTTCTATTTGAATTTCTTTATTAGTTTTAAAATCATCAACAAAATATTGTATATCTTTTAAGTACTCTTTTTTAGGCTCTATTTTTTGATTAAAACTGTTTGTATTTGAAAAAACAATATTTGCACCAATCTCTTCTACATATGCATTTAATGCATCTTTTACTAAAGTAACAGGAGTAACTCTAGTTACTTTATCTGCTTTTAGCATTCTATTGTCATTTTTATCTTTTAACGTTAATAAAAAATCTTTACTTTCATAACTTACACCAATTTTATACTCTACTCTTCTATCTTCTTTAGTAAAGTTATATGATTTTGCACAAAACTTAAAATCAACACCATTTTTTTCAAATGGTGTTTTTATATTTTTTTCATTATTAAAAACTATATGAGGCATTGATTATTTTAACTCTCTTAATTTAGGTAATATTAGTTGTGTTGTATCTGTTTTTTCAGATGCAATCCCAAACTCATCAACAGACTGAATTGAATAGCTATACTCAACACCTCTTACGATATCTTTATCTTCATATCTTAATGCTTTTATTCCAGATATTTTAATAGTCTTTTTATTGAACATACCATCTTTTACTGTTTTATAGACATTGAAGCTAACTGTTCTTTTATCAGCACTTTGCCAATTTAAAATCGCTTTTTCACCTTGAATTTGTGCTAATGTCATAATTGGTTTATTTACTTTATTTAAAGTAGAACCCATTACTGCATTTACATTTAAACTACTTTCTAAACCATCTTTATCAGTTGCAGTAATTTTGTAAAAAAAGATTTTTCCATCTTCATTAATAAAATCTTCATAATCTAATGTTTTACTATTAACACTTTTTAAATAAGAAAACCCACTAGTGGCACTTGAACTTCTATAAATATTATATCTTACAATATCAGAAGATTCAGATGCATTCCAATTTAATACTATTTTTCTTGGTCTATTTGTTGAAGCTTTTAATGTATAAATTCCAGCTGGTAAAGCCTTTGTTTGTGCTTTTACTATTTGACTTGGTTTTGTTGGAATATCATCAAAAGTATATGCAGTTACCCTATAATTGTAAACTACACTATCTTTTAAATCTTCATCAATATATTCAGCTTGAAGTCTTCCTTTTACATCATCTAGTTCTTTCCATTTAGGAGTTTGAGGAGAGCTTCTTTCAACTTTATAGTATGCAACTCTTTCATTCCCATGAGGTCTCCAAATTAATTTAATTTGTCTTGGAAGATTAGAAATAGCTTGAATAAAGCTAATTCCCTCTGGTAAGTCTAATGTTGAAACTATATAGTCTTTTGTAGTTTTTGATTCAACATCATTTTTTGTTGCACTAGATATTTTATAAACATATTTTGTATTTGGTTCAACATTTGTATCTAAATAGTGAGTTATATATTTGTTTTCAATAGTATCAATAAGTTTTAGTTTTGTTCCATCTTTTTGTAAATTTGCTCTATAAAAATTATAACCTGTAACTCTTGTATCATCAACTTTTTTCCACTCAAATGCAATCGCATTAATATCACTTATAGATCTAATAGAATTAGAATCCACTATTTCAAGTGTTTCATCAATTTTTGGTTTTTTAGCTGACATTAAGTCACCTTTGTAACTACAACCACTAACTAAAAGAATCAAAGCAAGTGATGATGTGATTTTCATCAAGTTTTTCATCAATATTCTCCATTTTAAAATTATTCTGTAAAAATTGTTCTATATCATCGGGTAAATCTGCCTTAAAGCTCATTTTTTCGTTTGTTATAGGATGATAAAGATATAAACTATAAGCGTGCAGATAAAATCTATTTATTTTATTTAATTCGCCCTTAAACCCATATAAATTATCCCCTAGAATATGCCTACTTATCGAACTTATATGAACTCTTATTTGATGAGTTCTTCCTGTGAAAAGTTTTGCAGCAATTAATTCATATTTTTCATTTTTACTCAAAGCAATTTTTGCAAATGCAGATTTTGCATATTTACCATCTTCAACAATTGCCATTTTCAATCTATTATTGGGATTTCTTGCAATTGGTTTTTCCATAATCATATTCTCTTTTAATGGTAAATCTATAATTGCTAGATAGTACCTACCCATTGATTTATCTTCTAGTTGCTTTGCTAATTTTGCATGTGCTTCATTTGATTTAGCAACAACCATAACACCACTGGTTCCTTTATCTAGTCTATGTACAATTCCATGTCTTTGCTCTCCACTTATTGTTGAAAGAGATATATCTTTTAATTTTAACCAATCAACTAAAGTGGCATCTTTTACACTTGGTGCATCATGTACAGTTAAGTTATAAGGTTTATTTAAAACTAATATATGCTCATCTTCATAGATAACTTTTATCTCTTTGCCTTTTAAAGATTCTATTATAAAATCTTTATCTTTGATTTTAGAAATTTCTGCTTTTGGAAAATTTACACTAACTTTTTGATTCTCTTTTAGCTTTAATCCTGTTTTTTTTGATTCTTTTTCATCAACTTTAACAAAGCCCTTTTTTATAAGCTGTTCTATTTGATTTCTAGATGCATCTATATGCATTGAAAGAAACTTATCTAGTCTATTTGGGCTGTAAACAATAAAATTTTTATCCATATTTTGCTACTCTTTCATTATGCGTTTATTTGATAAGAGAATTGTATCTCATTTTGATTATTTATTAATAATTTTTATTTTACCATTAATACTATTATCATACCATTTGATAAGTGAAACTAATGAAACATTAGCCAATAAACAATTGGTATATTTTTCTTTGTCTTTACTATTTTTTATTGGTGTATTTTTACTTCCAATTAGAAAACACATAAGGTTAATGCCATTATTTTATTGGATAGGTATTGCACTTTTGCTCTCAGTTGAGTTTTGGGGAGAAAGTAGGCTTGGTGCTAAAAGATGGATTAGTATTCCATTTTTAGAAACCACAATTCAACCCTCAGAAGTTATAAAACCTGTATTTATTTTAATGATTGGTTATTTGGTTCACAATAGGCCACCTCCAAGAGATGGATATGGAATCAAAGATTTTATTTATTTTTCATTCTATATTCTTTTGCCTTTTATTTTAATTGCAAAAGAGCCAGATTTAGGAACAGCACTTGTTTTACTTTTAGTTGGTTATGGAATTTTATTTGTAATTGGTGTAAATTGGAGAATTTGGGCAACTATTATGTTTATAGTTGCAGTTAGTGCACCCTTTGCATATACATATTTAATTAAAGATTATCAAAAGAAAAGAATAATAGATTTTGTTTCTGAAAAGCCAAGTTACCATGTACAACAATCTATAATAGCAATAGGTTCTGGAGGTTTAAACGGTAAAGATAGTGATGAAGCTACTCAAACACAATTAAAGTTTCTACCCATAGCCACAAGTGATTTTATTTTTGCTTTTTTTGTTGAAAGATATGGTTTCCTAGGTGCAGTTTTACTGATAGTAATTTATACTTTATTGATTTATCACTTGCTTTTAATGAACTCCTACTTTAAAGATGATTTTATAATTAGAGCCTTTGCTTCAGGAGTTGGTTTATTGATATTTTTTAATATGAGTGTAAATATACTTATGGTTATAGGTTTTGCTCCAGTTGTTGGACTTCCTTTACCACTTTTTTCATATGGTGGAAGTTCCTTTATAAATTTTATTGTATTAATTGCAATATTAGAAAATTTACTTGCATTTAGATTTATGGATATGTACGATTTTGAGAGAAAATTGTAATAAAAGATATACTAACTTTCTTAGTAAAGTAACTATTTAATTCTAGTTACTTTACTTTTAATATAATCTATAATGAACATATATTCTTATTTTTGTAACCTCTTTAGGACGTGGATAATCTTTATATGCAATTTTTATTGTATCTATACTATTCTCATCCAAGGCTGTATAACTAGAAGAGTTTATAACTTTTAATCCTTTTATATCACCATTTGGGTATAAAAAGAATTCAACAACATTCACTCCTTGTTGTTTTGTCCTTATTGCAATTCTTGGATAACCTTTAGAACTTAAATATTTTTGTGTAATTCTTCCAATA
The window above is part of the Malaciobacter marinus genome. Proteins encoded here:
- a CDS encoding fibronectin type III domain-containing protein, producing the protein MKNLMKITSSLALILLVSGCSYKGDLMSAKKPKIDETLEIVDSNSIRSISDINAIAFEWKKVDDTRVTGYNFYRANLQKDGTKLKLIDTIENKYITHYLDTNVEPNTKYVYKISSATKNDVESKTTKDYIVSTLDLPEGISFIQAISNLPRQIKLIWRPHGNERVAYYKVERSSPQTPKWKELDDVKGRLQAEYIDEDLKDSVVYNYRVTAYTFDDIPTKPSQIVKAQTKALPAGIYTLKASTNRPRKIVLNWNASESSDIVRYNIYRSSSATSGFSYLKSVNSKTLDYEDFINEDGKIFFYKITATDKDGLESSLNVNAVMGSTLNKVNKPIMTLAQIQGEKAILNWQSADKRTVSFNVYKTVKDGMFNKKTIKISGIKALRYEDKDIVRGVEYSYSIQSVDEFGIASEKTDTTQLILPKLRELK
- a CDS encoding RluA family pseudouridine synthase produces the protein MDKNFIVYSPNRLDKFLSMHIDASRNQIEQLIKKGFVKVDEKESKKTGLKLKENQKVSVNFPKAEISKIKDKDFIIESLKGKEIKVIYEDEHILVLNKPYNLTVHDAPSVKDATLVDWLKLKDISLSTISGEQRHGIVHRLDKGTSGVMVVAKSNEAHAKLAKQLEDKSMGRYYLAIIDLPLKENMIMEKPIARNPNNRLKMAIVEDGKYAKSAFAKIALSKNEKYELIAAKLFTGRTHQIRVHISSISRHILGDNLYGFKGELNKINRFYLHAYSLYLYHPITNEKMSFKADLPDDIEQFLQNNFKMENIDEKLDENHIITCFDSFS
- a CDS encoding FtsW/RodA/SpoVE family cell cycle protein: MRLFDKRIVSHFDYLLIIFILPLILLSYHLISETNETLANKQLVYFSLSLLFFIGVFLLPIRKHIRLMPLFYWIGIALLLSVEFWGESRLGAKRWISIPFLETTIQPSEVIKPVFILMIGYLVHNRPPPRDGYGIKDFIYFSFYILLPFILIAKEPDLGTALVLLLVGYGILFVIGVNWRIWATIMFIVAVSAPFAYTYLIKDYQKKRIIDFVSEKPSYHVQQSIIAIGSGGLNGKDSDEATQTQLKFLPIATSDFIFAFFVERYGFLGAVLLIVIYTLLIYHLLLMNSYFKDDFIIRAFASGVGLLIFFNMSVNILMVIGFAPVVGLPLPLFSYGGSSFINFIVLIAILENLLAFRFMDMYDFERKL